In a genomic window of Trichoderma atroviride chromosome 4, complete sequence:
- a CDS encoding uncharacterized protein (EggNog:ENOG41), producing MIQPLTIIRAQTEAYKDEPEDIDSTYGSDQDSIYAGSIASSNSNYQYENGRRYHAYRKGQYVLPNDREEQGRLDLQHHIWRLLLGGRLFTAPLASPEGEDGLRILDLGTGTGIWAIDMADEIPNSSVYGIDLSPIQPEWVPSNCHFHVDDYEDQWTFREDEKFDYIHGRSLCGTSGDWPRFYSQVMENLKPGGWVEMQEYDAWIFSDDDSCDRAPWTMEWVTKLESASNLYGKPINVAQYQKQWMIDAGFEDVEERVYRIPIGPWAKDPTLKELGRLEHTHMQMAVASHTLALFTRALNYSRDQADVLMEGVKSEFRNRDLRLITSYRFIIGRKPLNT from the exons ATGATACAACCACTTACAATTATCCGGGCGCAGACCGAGGCATACAAGGACGAGCCGGAAGATATTGACTCAACCTACGGCTCTGACCAAGACTCCATCTATGCTGGCTCCATCGCCTCTTCCAACTCCAACTACCAATACGAAAACGGCCGTCGCTATCACGCGTACAGAAAAGGCCAGTATGTGCTACCAAATGACCGGGAGGAGCAGGGACGATTAGATCTTCAGCATCACATATGGCGCCTGTTACTAGGCGGCCGTCTCTTCACAGCACCCTTGGCGTCGCCCGAGGGTGAAGACGGGCTGCGCATTCTCGACTTGGGCACCGGCACAGGCATTTGGGCCATTGACATGGCAGACGAAATTCCAAATTCATCAGTCTACGGTATCGACCTGTCTCCAATCCAGCCCGAATGGGTGCCGAGCAACTGTCATTTCCATGTAGACGACTACGAAGATCAGTGGACGTTCCGAGAGGACGAGAAGTTCGATTATATACATGGACGATCTCTCTGTGGCACATCTGGCGACTGGCCGCGGTTCTACAGCCAAGTCATGGAGAACCTCAAGCCGGGTGGATGGGTAGAGATGCAAGAGTACGATGCGTGGATATTCAGTGACGACGATAGCTGTGACCGCGCTCCGTGGACGATGGAATGGGTCACTAAGCTAGAGTCTGCCAGCAATCTGTACGGCAAGCCAATAAATGTTGCTCAATATCAGAAACAGTGGATGATAGATGCTGGGTTCgaagatgttgaagagaGGGTATACAGG ATACCGATTGGACCATGGGCCAAAGATCCTACTCTAAAAGAGCTGGGCAGACTCGAGCATACTCACATGCAAATGGCTGTAGCCTCACACACGCTGGCTCTGTTCACTCGCGCGTTGAACTATTCTAGAGACCAAGCCGATGTCCTCATGGAAGGCGTCAAAAGCGAGTTTCGGAATCGAGACCTCCGGCTCATTACTAGCTACCGATTTATCATTGGGAGGAAGCCTCTCAACACTTAG
- a CDS encoding uncharacterized protein (TransMembrane:2 (i539-558o564-582i)), protein MVRNKPQRRNDDRGRNGYGDDRNHHSFRRSPPRFTPSRDRSYRDSDNWRFGDGRRPDSNSRPYNDDRRGGGGDSYRPHVPQGDFTFRMDKPAGISDYVPNGQPPHRRPPRRDGRGGGRGGGPRRGGRPRWQPPHPSERALISGVATGLPEESVHTGEGAKFRDLDELSDDDELEMDISSRSSVSDTEEPSKKRVRTAVADESANAAPKWSNPDPYTALPCPDEATRKKRDVVKLIRKARVEDNANKPLVSTEAEDFLSFDLSDEEGEDESDIKVIQASELQPPPPPPSELPPPPPASGNYSNNNIEPLGRGIHSLPNKPAAPQDRSDPLGSRKRTHDDEIIQPPNYKQFKKPNMRPSKGTLVPNWTPKPNEEPCPWANIDHSATTNMAFRLHKEIMDFYEFVKPCDFEQTIRNSLVENLKKAMKRDDRNFANAELFPFGSFMSGLYLPTADMDLVVCSPSFMRGGPPTFMSAKSWLYKFRKLLVAQRIAEQDSIEVIAHARIPLVKFIDRATGLRVDVSFENLGGVKAIDTFLRWKKEFPAMPILVTVIKHFLLMRGLNEPVNGGLGGFSVICLVVSMLQLMPQVQSRSLIPEHHLGEMLLEFFELYGRNFDYEVNAISLTSPIGYIRKSQVSSFTYKKTDRLSIIDPNNPANDISGSSSNTEGVLSRFFDAYLTLRERMQQVASDPNCGGILDVLFKGDYSSFRMQRTFLQHIHEKRA, encoded by the exons ATGGTGCGAAACAAGCCGCAGCGGCGGAACGATGACCGCGGACGGAATGGCTACGGTGACGATAGAAACCACCACAGCTTCCGACGCTCACCACCGCGCTTCACTCCATCCCGCGATAGATCCTATCGCGACTCTGATAACTGGCGATTTGGTGACGGTCGGAGGCCAGACTCGAACTCGCGACCGTACAATGATGACCGCCGTGGAGGGGGCGGCGACTCATACCGGCCGCACGTCCCTCAGGGCGACTTCACTTTCCGCATGGACAAGCCAGCTGGCATCTCCGACTACGTGCCCAACGGCCAGCCGCCACACAGGCGCCCGCCGCGAAGAGATGGCCGAGGAGGTGGACGTGGAGGCGGCCCTCGCAGGGGCGGCAGGCCTCGCTGGCAGCCACCCCACCCCTCTGAACGAGCCTTGATATCGGGCGTCGCCACAGGCCTCCCCGAAGAGAGTGTGCATACTGGCGAAGGCGCAAAGTTTCGCGATCTGGACGAGCTGTcggatgatgacgagcttGAAATGGATATATCGTCTCGATCATCCGTGTCTGATACCGAGGAGCCCTCCAAGAAGCGGGTGCGCACTGCCGTAGCCGACGAGTCTGCCAATGCGGCCCCCAAGTGGTCCAATCCAGACCCGTATACAGCGCTGCCGTGCCCAGACGAGGCTACACGCAAGAAGCGGGATGTTGTGAAACTCATTCGCAAGGCTAGAGTGGAGGACAATGCAAACAAGCCCCTCGTATCCACAGAAGCTGAAGATTTCCTTTCATTTGACCTTAGTGACGAAGAGGGTGAGGATGAAAGTGATATCAAAGTTATTCAAGCCTCAGAGTtacagccgccgccgccaccgcctaGTGAATTACCACCCCCACCACCAGCTTCTGGAAACTatagcaacaacaacattgaACCTTTGGGCAGAGGCATCCACTCTCTTCCAAACAAACCAGCTGCACCGCAAGACAGATCAGATCCTCTTGGTTCTCGCAAGCGCACCCACGACGACGAGATTATCCAACCACCAAATTACAAGCAGTTCAAGAAACCCAACATGAGACCTTCAAAAGGAACTCTGGTGCCAAACTGGACACCGAAACCAAATGAAGAGCCTTGCCCATGGGCAAATATCGACCACTCTGCAACGACCAATATGGCTTTTCG ACTGCACAAAGAAATCATGGACTTCTATGAGTTCGTCAAGCCATGCGACTTTGAGCAGACGATTCGCAACAGTCTGGTTGAGAACCTGAAAAAGGCCATGAAGAGAGACGACAGAAATTTTGCCAACGCCGAGCTTTTCCCATTTGGTTCATTCATGTCTGGGCTGTATCTTCCAACGGCTGACATGGATTTGGTCGTTTGCTCTCCCAGCTTCATGCGCGGCGGCCCGCCTACCTTCATGAGCGCCAAGAGCTGGCTGTATAAGTTTCGAAAGCTTTTGGTTGCTCAACGAATTGCAGAGCAAGACTCGATCGAGGTTATTGCCCACGCTCGAATCCCGCTGGTGAAATTCATTGACAGGGCGACTGGGCTGAGAGTGGATGTGTCGTTTGAAAACCTCGGCGGGgtcaaggccattgacacTTTTTTGCGTTGGAAGAAGGAATTTCCGGCAATGCCTATCCTTGTCACTGTGATTAAGCATTTTCTTCTGATGAGAGGCTTGAATGAACCTGTCAACGGAGGCTTGGGAGGATTCTCAGTCATTTGCTTGGTCGTCAGCATGCTTCAGCTCATGCCGCAAGTCCAGAGCCGCAGCCTTATCCCggagcatcatcttggaGAGATGCTCCTTGAATTTTTTGAGCTTTACGGACGGAACTTTGACTATGAAGTGAATGCCATTTCGCTTACTAGCCCTATTGGATATATCCGCAAG AGCCAAGTATCAAGCTTTACATACAAGAAGACGGATCGTCTCTCAATCATTGATCCAAACAACCCTGCTAATGATATCTCTGGCTCTTCATCAAATACAGAAGGCGTTCTGTCTCGCTTCTTTGATGCTTACCTCACTCTACGAGAGCGTATGCAACAAGTTGCTAGCGATCCTAATTGTGGTGGCATTCTTGATGTGCTGTTCAAGGGCGATTACTCCTCCTTTAGGATGCAGCGGACATTTCTCCAGCATATCCACGAGAAGCGTGCCTAA
- a CDS encoding uncharacterized protein (EggNog:ENOG41~TransMembrane:9 (o6-30i42-63o83-102i170-193o205-226i233-252o281-305i317-341o347-367i)), which produces MPDNPMLYIARSIAGVGAGAMSAIMPVYLAEIAPWKTRGRTIGFYQLGIAWGISTQYLIQYAAMKFSNHHKSVSHRQGLAFRLSYGIQLLSAVVLLLGLLVLPHSPRLYTTYDLLGSALGMTADLHAKGNVHQPEVIAQCREMVEEIRIEREKNFPEFRTLLRRPLAKRLFLGMSVQAWSQLCGMNIMTYNLVYVLLGTGAVSPFVMATIQYLIYYVCTVPAIYLVDKIGRRRALLTGSLVMMICLLLTGILQQSNGTPTVGQSIHYPSWMMDRNQHVTSAMISFSCIFVAAFAMTWGPISWIYPAEIFPTPIRPRAVALCTAARWCCNVAVALAVPYLVWALKYHAYYLFGMFNGCALISMYYIAYETKGYTLEEMHEVFDSGLPPWKIRQGESRIEALASRIHQDQQRQQQLQAQGRSRSRTEAICAEEDEGWPFRRRPSMQAQ; this is translated from the exons ATGCCAGACAACCCGATGCTGTATATCGCGAGAAGCATTGCTGGGGTCGGAGCTGGGGCTATGAGTGCTATCATGCCTGTGTATCTG GCTGAAATTGCGCCATGGAAGACTCGGGGACGGACCATTGG ATTCTATCAATTGGGCATCGCCTGGGGCATCTCCACGCAATATCTCATCCAATACGCCGCGATGAAGTTTTCAAACCACCACAAGAGTGTTTCTCATCGGCAGGGACTTGCCTTTCGGTTATCATACGGTATCCAGCTACTATCTGCAGTTGTGTTGCTCTTAGGCCTCCTTGTCCTCCCCCATAGCCCGCGTTTATATACCACTTATGACCTTTTGGGCTCTGCCCTCGGCATGACTGCAGATCTCCACGCAAAAGGGAACGTGCACCAACCCGAAGTCATCGCGCAGTGTCGAGAGATGGTAGAAGAAATCCGGATCGAGCGCGAAAAAAACTTTCCCGAGTTCCGCACGTTGCTACGGAGGCCCCTGGCGAAGAGACTTTTCCTAGGAATGAGTGTCCAAGCATGGAGCCAGCTGTGCGGCATGAACATCATGACGT ACAACCTTGTATACGTTTTGCTTGGAACTGGGGCCGTTTCGCCGTTTGTGATGGCAACTATCCAGTACCTCATTTACTATGTCTGCACCGTGCCAGCCATATACTTGGTGGACAAAATAGGCCGAAGACGAGCGTTGCTAACTGGATctttggtgatgatgatatgTCTCTTGCTCACCG GAATTCTCCAGCAGTCCAACGGCACACCCACCGTGGGACAGTCAATACACTATCCTTCGTGGATGATGGATAGAAATCAACATGTCACAAGTGCCATGATATCCTTTTCTTGCATCTTTGTGGCTGCGTTTGCTATGACCTGGGGACCGATATCGTGGATATACCCAGCAGAGATATTCCCGACCCCAATTCGTCCCAGGGCCGTTGCCTTGTGCACGGCAGCGCGTTGGTGTTGCAATGTGGCCGTTGCTTTGGCTGTACCTTATCTGG TGTGGGCGCTCAA ATACCACGCGTATTATCTCTTTGGCATGT TCAACGGGTGTGCTCTGATATCCATGTATTATATCGCCTACGAGACCAAAGGATATACGCTGGAGGAAATGCACGAAGTCTTTGACTCGGGGCTGCCCCCATGGAAAATTCGTCAAGGGGAAAGTAGAATCGAAGCGCTGGCATCACGTATACACCAAGATCAacaacggcagcagcagctacaaGCCCAAGGGAGGAGCCGCAGCCGAACAGAGGCCATTtgtgctgaagaagacgagggaTGGCCATTCAGAAGGAGGCCATCGATGCAGGCTCAATAA
- a CDS encoding uncharacterized protein (EggNog:ENOG41), translating into MTVKATTCCRQGTDAECACAQKATCSCGEQSALHCTCAKANTENVLEGPRCSCRARPAGECTCDRASTENAPVSGSTCQCGARPAAGCTCEKATDGSYNPANEIDFTNFSK; encoded by the exons aTGACTGTCAAGGCCACCACCTGCTGCCGCCAGGGCACCGACGCCGAGTGTGCTTGTG CCCAGAAAGCCACCTGCTCATGCGGCGAGCAATCTGCTCTTCACTGCACCTGCGCCAAGGCCAACACTGAGAACGTCCTCGAGGGCCCGCGCTGCTCATGCCGTGCTCGTCCTGCCGGCGAGTGCACCTGCGACCGAGCCTCTACGGAGAATGCGCCCGTCTCAGGCTCAACCTGCCAGTGCGGTGCTCGACCAGCTG CTGGCTGCACTTGCGAAAAAGCCACCGATGGCAGCTACAATCCCGCCAACGAGATCGACTTCACCAACTTTTCCAAATAA
- a CDS encoding uncharacterized protein (EggNog:ENOG41): protein MSSPGSNSGASQRASEITSAMLNVPGYADDSMLFMMRYGALAKETLRKVDWDEFQLRISAMNAHWFKSHKSKSGAASDDSVTDVVGSRGNAKDSPIVAATGAAASDDAADPAEPEPEPATGPEAAELKARTLELIQDFPRLVRDFDRFIECTRIMAARYKR from the exons ATGAGCTCTCCCGGCAGCAACTCGGGAGCTTCGCAGCGAGCTTCGGAGATCACCAGCGCCATGCTCAACGTCCCCGGCTACGCAGACGACAGCATGCTCTTCATGATGCGCTACGGTGCCTTGGCCAAG GAGACGCTACGCAAAGTCGACTGGGACGAATTCCAGCTTCGCATCTCGGCCATGAACGCCCACTGGTTCAAAAGCcacaagagcaaaagcggTGCTGCAAGCGACGACAGCGTCACTGACGTCGTCGGCTCCCGCGGCAATGCCAAAGACTCGCCTATTGTTGCAGCcactggtgctgctgcttctgacGATGCCGCGGATCCggctgagcctgagcctgagcctgcgACGGGCCCCGAGGCCGCAGAGCTCAAGGCCCGGACGCTGGAGCTTATCCAGGACTTTCCGCGCCTGGTGCGCGATTTTGACAGGTTCATCGAGTGTACAAGGATCATGGCGGCGAGATATAAGCGGTAG
- a CDS encoding uncharacterized protein (EggNog:ENOG41), producing the protein MASLKGNGVSPSGSPLPSPSRSAGVATPLAGPVAGDAENPVPVQVDTEAYKDEPEDIDSTYGSDQDSIYAGSIASSNSNYQYENGRRYHAYRKGQYVLPNDREEQGRLDLQHHIWRLLLGGRLFTAPLASPEGEDGLRILDLGTGTGIWAIDMADEIPNSSVYGIDLSPIQPEWVPSNCHFHVDDYEDQWTFREDEKFDYIHGRSLCGTSGDWPRFYSQVMENLKPGGWVEMQEYDAWIFSDDDSCDRAPWTMEWVTKLESASNLYGKPINVAQYQKQWMIDAGFEDVEERVYRIPIGPWAKDPTLKELGRLEHTHMQMAVASHTLALFTRALNYSRDQADVLMEGVKSEFRNRDLRLITSYRFIIGRKPLNT; encoded by the exons ATGGCGTCTCTCAAAGGCAATGGAGTGTCTCCGTCCGGTTCTCCactcccatctccatctagATCTGCTGGTGTAGCAACTCCGCTAGCAGGCCCCgtggctggcgatgctgagAATCCAGTTCCTGTCCAAGTTGAT ACCGAGGCATACAAGGACGAGCCGGAAGATATTGACTCAACCTACGGCTCTGACCAAGACTCCATCTATGCTGGCTCCATCGCCTCTTCCAACTCCAACTACCAATACGAAAACGGCCGTCGCTATCACGCGTACAGAAAAGGCCAGTATGTGCTACCAAATGACCGGGAGGAGCAGGGACGATTAGATCTTCAGCATCACATATGGCGCCTGTTACTAGGCGGCCGTCTCTTCACAGCACCCTTGGCGTCGCCCGAGGGTGAAGACGGGCTGCGCATTCTCGACTTGGGCACCGGCACAGGCATTTGGGCCATTGACATGGCAGACGAAATTCCAAATTCATCAGTCTACGGTATCGACCTGTCTCCAATCCAGCCCGAATGGGTGCCGAGCAACTGTCATTTCCATGTAGACGACTACGAAGATCAGTGGACGTTCCGAGAGGACGAGAAGTTCGATTATATACATGGACGATCTCTCTGTGGCACATCTGGCGACTGGCCGCGGTTCTACAGCCAAGTCATGGAGAACCTCAAGCCGGGTGGATGGGTAGAGATGCAAGAGTACGATGCGTGGATATTCAGTGACGACGATAGCTGTGACCGCGCTCCGTGGACGATGGAATGGGTCACTAAGCTAGAGTCTGCCAGCAATCTGTACGGCAAGCCAATAAATGTTGCTCAATATCAGAAACAGTGGATGATAGATGCTGGGTTCgaagatgttgaagagaGGGTATACAGG ATACCGATTGGACCATGGGCCAAAGATCCTACTCTAAAAGAGCTGGGCAGACTCGAGCATACTCACATGCAAATGGCTGTAGCCTCACACACGCTGGCTCTGTTCACTCGCGCGTTGAACTATTCTAGAGACCAAGCCGATGTCCTCATGGAAGGCGTCAAAAGCGAGTTTCGGAATCGAGACCTCCGGCTCATTACTAGCTACCGATTTATCATTGGGAGGAAGCCTCTCAACACTTAG